A genomic region of Alnus glutinosa chromosome 11, dhAlnGlut1.1, whole genome shotgun sequence contains the following coding sequences:
- the LOC133881826 gene encoding DNA-directed RNA polymerase V subunit 7-like has product MFLKVQLPWNVIIPPENLDAEGLKLQSSIIIRLLGDFAARKASKDLGYHLAVTTLESIGEGRVRQQTGDVIFPVVFSALTFNLYRGEIAEGVVHRVLKLGVFLRCGPIENIYLAHSKMPGYCYEGGESPVFRDNQSKIESNVVIRFIVIGTMWLEADREFQALASLEGDYLGPIA; this is encoded by the coding sequence atgtttCTCAAAGTACAGTTGCCCTGGAATGTCATAATCCCTCCTGAAAACCTGGATGCAGAAGGATTAAAGCTTCAATCGTCAATTATTATTCGCCTGTTGGGCGACTTTGCTGCCAGAAAGGCCTCAAAGGATCTTGGATATCATCTTGCTGTCACAACTCTGGAGAGCATAGGAGAGGGGAGAGTAAGACAGCAAACTGGAGATGTTATCTTTCCAGTTGTTTTTAGCGCCCTCACCTTCAATCTGTACAGAGGAGAGATTGCAGAGGGGGTTGTCCACAGGGTACTCAAGCTTGGGGTCTTTTTGAGATGTGGGCCAATCGAAAACATTTATCTTGCTCATTCGAAAATGCCAGGTTACTGCTACGAGGGTGGGGAGAGTCCAGTGTTCCGGGACAACCAGTCGAAGATCGAAAGTAATGTTGTCATCCGTTTCATTGTGATTGGAACAATGTGGCTGGAGGCGGACAGGGAATTTCAAGCACTGGCCAGTTTGGAGGGCGATTATCTAGGACCAATTGCGTAG